Within the Aspergillus luchuensis IFO 4308 DNA, chromosome 5, nearly complete sequence genome, the region GACTCAACGGTGCCGTTCTCTCGACGCCTTGCGACCAATTTGTATAGCTGATCGCCGCCGTAGCCGAGCACGGGAACCATTATCATTGCGACCACGATTTGTCCGCCCTGGACTAGACCTAGGCTTGTGGTTGGGTAGTTGTATGGAGGGGCGCCGAGGACAGAGGCGTACTCTGTCACTCCGATAACGTAGATTCCGAGGGAGACGCTGTTCATGAGGACGACCCAGAGGAtgttggggaagaggatgcaTTGGCCCATTTGCTTGTAGCATGTTAGGGCTTCTTTCCAGTTTGCTGGCGGGTGCATGATGGCTAGAGTATGTTTCCAGGTGCGTGCTTTGTAGTTGATGAAGTCGAGTGGAACGCGGTTCTTGGTGGTTGCATGAACGATGACTTGTTCTTCGCCCTCGTGGTGGACGTGCACTTCCCCTTCGAAAGCATCGGTGGGTCGGTCGTAGCGGGACTCTGGCACGAGGGTAAATGCGCTGATGAAGACTAGTCCGCTGGCAATGGAGAATACTCCGtaccaccatctccagccgAGGCTGCTTACTAGGTAGGATGTTGCGATGGTGAGGGCGGCTGTGCCGATGGATTGGATCGCGCTGAACCAGGCGAGGCGGCTGCTGCGTTCATGGACGAAGTGGATTTCCTGGATAGCTTTGGTTAGGGTCTCCGGCTTGTGAAGTGTGAGGTGTAAGGGGTCGGTAATGGGGATGTACCTGGATAATAAGCGGGCATAAAGCCTCTGACTGCCCTGCTGCCAATGACAACACGTCTCTGCCCGCTATATGCGATCCAAGACTCGTGCTCGCAGCACACCAGATTGATCCTACGGTTAGGAGCAATGCAGATGCCAGGAATACTGGGCGTCTGCCAATTGCCATGGCGAGTGGCATAGCGATGACATTACCGATCCCCATGAAGAGGGTTGGGTAGGTCATTAGATCGTCGGTGTGGGGATTGTAGTCGTAGTAGGACTGCATTAAAGTGACGAAGGGTCCCATTCCGGAGGTCATCAGGACGCCCAGAACGGAGACTGATATGATTGTGTTAGATGGTCTCTTGGTTTGTGCGAGAGATGAGGAATGGAGGCGTACACAATCCCAGAACGAACGTGATTACCCATTTTTGCCATTGAGGGTAGTTCAAGGGGTCTTTTCCACTCTTCATCAGCTATATGATCTTTTAGAACAAATTGTGAAGGAAGTCAAACCTCTTGGATCTGGAGATGGCGTCGGAATCAACACTATTTCCCCATCCTCGACTAGTTTCACTGTGCCGGTTGGGTTACTGCCTTTCCCATGACGCTTTAGGGATTTATCCATAGCAAGTTCATGGTGCGTTGCGTCGATGTCCTTGTCATCCATATTGCGATGTGCAGACATTTGTCTTATGCGTGTAGGAGCTGTGTCCCACCACAGTTTATCAATGAAAGACCAGGGAGGAATGGACTAAGGACCGCTTCCTTCCGGCCTTGATATGCTGTCCATCCTGACGCTATCCACTACCCCATGGGGTAAAACCTGTCTTCGTAATGGAGTCTAGTTCATTAGCCACATCGCGTCCGAGCGTGGAGTTGGCGTGAAAACGTGGAGCCGAAAGTATGTTT harbors:
- a CDS encoding uncharacterized protein (COG:G;~EggNog:ENOG410PI0M;~InterPro:IPR020846,IPR011701,IPR036259;~PFAM:PF07690;~TransMembrane:12 (i68-88o108-128i135-156o168-187i194-217o223-243i318-340o360-381i402-422o434-455i467-488o500-525i);~go_function: GO:0022857 - transmembrane transporter activity [Evidence IEA];~go_process: GO:0055085 - transmembrane transport [Evidence IEA]), translated to MSAHRNMDDKDIDATHHELAMDKSLKRHGKGSNPTGTVKLVEDGEIVLIPTPSPDPRDPLNYPQWQKWVITFVLGLFSVLGVLMTSGMGPFVTLMQSYYDYNPHTDDLMTYPTLFMGIGNVIAMPLAMAIGRRPVFLASALLLTVGSIWCAASTSLGSHIAGRDVLSLAAGQSEALCPLIIQEIHFVHERSSRLAWFSAIQSIGTAALTIATSYLVSSLGWRWWYGVFSIASGLVFISAFTLVPESRYDRPTDAFEGEVHVHHEGEEQVIVHATTKNRVPLDFINYKARTWKHTLAIMHPPANWKEALTCYKQMGQCILFPNILWVVLMNSVSLGIYVIGVTEYASVLGAPPYNYPTTSLGLVQGGQIVVAMIMVPVLGYGGDQLYKLVARRRENGTVESEVRLIPMLLPIVVLLISCVIFGRAASHPTEWSPWAITTTFSGLYFAYIGIILNGYTYSLDSYAERAAPILVLICAIRGFISFGISFGVTKFITEQGFQGAFDICAIIAGVVAALGIPIFVFGWWIRKVTMKYAVDGRTAEF